A portion of the Nomia melanderi isolate GNS246 chromosome 2, iyNomMela1, whole genome shotgun sequence genome contains these proteins:
- the Coq3 gene encoding ubiquinone biosynthesis protein COQ3, mitochondrial — protein MMKIPKFVSSRSICTGNVFWNRLTEEIEQSGKSATGKRSTVDVGDVEHHSKLSNTWWDVNGEIRPLHSLNPLRVQFIRDGLANTGTKVETPHSPLNGVKILDIGCGGGLLSEPLARIGAEVTGIDASSELISIAKQHALLDSDLDGKLNYLHTTIEDFCTQNKEKFNAVVASELIEHVNDKELFLKSCVSTLMPGGSIFLTTLNRTLSSWLGGIIAAEYVLKIVPQGIHNWNKFITPIEIQRLLETCGCRTKLLHGIFYNPLKNEWFWTSSTAINYAIHAVKK, from the exons ATGATGAAAATCCCGAAATTTGTATCATCTCGTTCCATATGCACGGGAAATGTTTTTTGGAACAG ATTAACCGAAGAAATTGAACAATCAGGAAAATCCGCAACAGGTAAAAGATCAACTGTTGATGTTGGTGATGTAGAGCATCATTCTAAACTAAGCAATACTTGGTGGGATGTAAATGGAGAAATACGCCCTTTGCACTCATTAAACCCGCTTAGAGTGCAATTTATACGAGATGGTTTAGCTAATACAGGCACAAAAGTGGAAACTCCACATTCGCCTTTGAATGGAGTTAAAATCTTGGATATTGGATGTGGAGGAGGATTGCTTTCAGAACCATTGGCTAGAATAGGAGCAGAAGTCACTGGAATTGATGCATCCTCGGAGTTGATATCAATAGCTAAACAACATGCATTATTAGATTCAGATTTagatggaaaattaaattacctTCACACGACTATAGAAGATTTTTGTacacaaaataaagaaaagtttAACGCGGTGGTAGCTTCTGAATTAATAGAGcatgtaaatgataaagaaTTGTTCTTAAAg AGTTGTGTAAGTACATTAATGCCTGGTGGTTCAATATTTCTCACAACATTGAACAGAACTTTATCTTCTTGGCTTGGAGGCATTATTGCTGCTGAATACGTGTTGAAAATAGTACCACAAGGAATACACAATTGGAATAAATTTATTACTCCGATTGAAATTCAACGTTTATTAGAAACAT GTGGCTGTAGGACAAAGTTACTTCATGGAATATTTTACAACCCTTTAAAGAATGAATGGTTCTGGACGTCGTCTACAGCAATAAATTATGCAATTCATGCTGTGAAAAAATGA